In Amycolatopsis jiangsuensis, the following proteins share a genomic window:
- a CDS encoding uracil-DNA glycosylase, with product MGTLAELDAAVAGCRACPRLVAWREQVAVAKRAAFTDDEYWAKPVPGFGAEDAALAVVGLAPSAHGANRTGRMFTGDPSGDFLFRVLHEVGLASRPESLGPGDGLVLRGTRLVSPVRCAPPANRPTPAERDTCRHWLADELALLRPTLRAVVVLGGFGWQALLPVLAAAGVPVPSPRPVFGHGAEVQLAGLRLFGCYHVSPRNVQTGRLTHSMVVDVVTAAASAAGLV from the coding sequence ATGGGCACGCTAGCCGAGCTGGACGCCGCGGTCGCCGGCTGCCGCGCGTGCCCCCGTCTGGTCGCCTGGCGTGAGCAGGTCGCGGTGGCCAAGCGCGCCGCGTTCACCGACGACGAGTACTGGGCGAAGCCGGTGCCAGGGTTCGGCGCGGAGGACGCCGCACTCGCGGTGGTCGGTCTTGCACCGTCGGCGCACGGCGCCAACCGGACCGGGCGAATGTTCACCGGCGATCCGTCGGGTGACTTCCTCTTCCGCGTGCTGCACGAGGTGGGGCTGGCCTCGCGGCCGGAATCCCTCGGCCCTGGTGACGGGCTCGTGCTGCGGGGCACCCGGCTCGTGTCGCCGGTCCGCTGCGCGCCGCCGGCCAACCGGCCCACCCCCGCCGAGCGTGACACGTGCCGGCACTGGCTCGCCGACGAGCTGGCCCTGCTGCGCCCGACGCTGCGGGCAGTGGTCGTGCTCGGCGGATTCGGCTGGCAGGCGTTGCTGCCGGTGCTCGCCGCGGCCGGGGTGCCGGTGCCCTCGCCGCGGCCGGTGTTCGGGCACGGGGCCGAGGTGCAGTTGGCCGGCCTGCGGCTTTTCGGCTGCTACCACGTGTCCCCACGCAATGTCCAGACCGGCCGGCTGACCCACTCCATGGTGGTGGATGTGGTCACCGCCGCGGCCTCGGCTGCCGGGCTCGTCTGA
- a CDS encoding NAD(P)/FAD-dependent oxidoreductase: MAAAKSEPTRILILGGGYVGLYTAYGLQKMLRANEASVTVVDPQPHMTYAPFLPEAAAGAIEPRHVVVPLRRVLKRCHVLTARVTKIENERKAVTVEAADGHIETLNYDVLVVALGAVARILPIPGLVEQGISFKTIGEAIYLRNHIMTKLDEASSTLDPELRKRLLTFTVVGGGFAGIEALAELEDMTRFAVENYYPNIEVSDIRWVLVEAAGRILPEVRETLGVYTVGQLEKRGIEVYLSTAAKSFEDGHVVLSDGTEFDTDTIIWTAGVKANPVLAGSDLPLDKRGRLEATAAMQVVGHPDVWTAGDNAAIPDLSRTEADPTATCPPNAQHAVRQATLLSKNIIKVIRGGKAKDYYHKNLGAVASLGLHKGVADALNLKIKGFPAWLFHRAYHLKAMPTWNRKIRILFDWMLGGLFRREVISLGQINNPKEEFDRVTKS; the protein is encoded by the coding sequence ATGGCTGCTGCGAAGTCGGAACCGACTCGGATTCTCATCCTCGGTGGTGGATACGTCGGCCTGTACACGGCGTACGGGCTTCAGAAGATGCTGCGCGCCAACGAGGCCTCCGTGACCGTCGTTGACCCGCAGCCGCACATGACCTATGCCCCGTTCCTGCCCGAGGCGGCGGCCGGCGCGATCGAGCCGCGGCACGTGGTTGTGCCGCTGCGGCGCGTGCTGAAGCGCTGCCACGTGCTGACCGCGCGCGTCACCAAGATCGAGAACGAGCGCAAGGCCGTCACGGTCGAAGCGGCCGACGGCCACATCGAGACGCTGAACTACGACGTGCTCGTGGTCGCGCTCGGCGCCGTCGCGCGGATCCTGCCGATTCCCGGCCTGGTCGAGCAGGGCATCTCGTTCAAGACGATCGGCGAGGCCATCTACCTGCGCAACCACATCATGACCAAGCTCGACGAGGCGTCCAGCACGCTCGACCCCGAGCTGCGCAAGCGGCTGCTGACCTTCACCGTGGTCGGCGGCGGCTTCGCCGGGATCGAGGCGCTGGCCGAGCTCGAGGACATGACCCGGTTCGCGGTGGAGAACTACTACCCGAACATCGAGGTCTCCGACATCCGCTGGGTGCTGGTGGAGGCGGCGGGCCGGATCCTGCCCGAGGTGCGCGAGACGCTCGGCGTGTACACCGTCGGGCAGCTGGAGAAGCGCGGGATCGAGGTGTACCTCTCGACCGCCGCGAAGTCGTTCGAGGACGGTCACGTGGTGCTCTCGGACGGCACCGAGTTCGACACCGACACGATCATCTGGACCGCGGGCGTGAAGGCCAACCCGGTGCTCGCCGGGTCGGACCTGCCGCTGGACAAGCGCGGCCGGCTCGAGGCCACCGCGGCCATGCAGGTCGTCGGCCACCCGGACGTGTGGACCGCGGGCGACAACGCGGCCATCCCGGACCTGTCGCGCACCGAGGCCGACCCCACGGCGACCTGCCCGCCGAACGCCCAGCACGCGGTCCGCCAGGCGACCCTGCTGTCGAAGAACATCATCAAGGTGATCCGCGGCGGCAAGGCGAAGGACTACTACCACAAGAACCTCGGCGCCGTGGCCAGCCTCGGCCTGCACAAGGGCGTGGCCGACGCGCTGAACCTGAAGATCAAGGGCTTCCCGGCCTGGCTGTTCCACCGCGCCTACCACCTCAAGGCGATGCCGACCTGGAACCGCAAGATCCGCATCCTGTTCGACTGGATGCTGGGTGGCCTGTTCCGCCGCGAGGTCATCTCGCTGGGCCAGATCAACAACCCGAAGGAAGAGTTCGACCGGGTCACCAAGAGCTGA
- a CDS encoding UTRA domain-containing protein — protein MPTPEEAEELELPAGEPVMILHRTTRTADGQPVEFARGVHAASRFSWTYTFQIPD, from the coding sequence ATGCCGACACCAGAGGAAGCCGAAGAGCTTGAGCTTCCCGCCGGTGAGCCGGTCATGATCCTGCATCGGACCACCAGGACCGCAGACGGGCAGCCAGTCGAGTTCGCCCGAGGCGTCCACGCCGCATCACGGTTCTCGTGGACCTACACCTTCCAGATCCCCGACTGA
- a CDS encoding YdcF family protein yields MPDASIPDEVRADVQTLWDYHRIDDDLLPVDLAIGLGSHDPSVATYAAELYSCGLFPCAIFTGANAPTTVERFPQGEAVHYRELAIESGMPDGAILVEPDATNTAENFEFARRLAEHHHLPVTTALILSRPYQQRRAYATAKKQWPGVDFLCSATQQTVDDYVASIGDADRVINMLVGDTQRITVYAETGDAIEQDMPASVSSAYERLVDAGYTARLIATS; encoded by the coding sequence ATGCCCGACGCCAGCATCCCGGACGAAGTGCGCGCCGACGTCCAGACCCTGTGGGACTACCACCGCATCGACGATGACCTCCTTCCTGTCGACCTCGCAATTGGACTCGGCAGCCACGATCCGAGCGTCGCAACCTACGCAGCCGAGCTGTATTCCTGTGGGCTCTTTCCGTGTGCGATCTTCACTGGAGCCAACGCGCCTACCACCGTTGAGCGATTCCCTCAGGGCGAGGCAGTCCACTACCGCGAACTCGCTATCGAGTCAGGCATGCCGGACGGCGCCATCCTCGTCGAGCCGGACGCAACCAACACTGCAGAGAACTTCGAGTTCGCTCGGAGACTGGCCGAACACCACCATCTCCCGGTTACGACAGCACTCATTCTGAGCCGTCCCTACCAGCAGCGACGCGCATACGCCACGGCGAAGAAGCAGTGGCCCGGCGTCGACTTCCTGTGCTCCGCCACTCAGCAGACGGTGGACGACTATGTCGCGAGCATCGGCGACGCCGACCGGGTCATCAACATGCTCGTCGGCGACACCCAGCGCATCACTGTCTATGCCGAAACCGGGGATGCCATCGAGCAGGACATGCCCGCCAGTGTGTCCTCCGCGTACGAACGACTTGTCGACGCTGGCTACACGGCCCGACTCATCGCGACGTCCTAG
- a CDS encoding helix-turn-helix domain-containing protein, translated as MTKTWREVKARKEELDHAAGRDGEAVRAAAMNRTALHVLGHRLGELRERTDLTQQDVADRMDVTQPRVSKIEQGDPELMSVETIRRYVAALGGHLRVVADFDVPAQGNPNTEAEIETDTLFNI; from the coding sequence ATGACTAAGACGTGGCGAGAAGTTAAGGCACGCAAGGAAGAGCTCGATCACGCCGCCGGGCGCGATGGTGAAGCTGTGCGGGCTGCCGCGATGAATCGAACAGCTCTTCACGTGCTGGGTCATCGGCTTGGAGAGCTCCGAGAGCGCACGGATCTGACCCAGCAAGACGTCGCTGACCGGATGGACGTAACTCAGCCTCGCGTGAGCAAGATCGAACAGGGCGACCCTGAACTCATGTCGGTCGAGACGATCCGCCGATACGTGGCAGCTCTTGGCGGCCACCTCCGGGTCGTCGCCGACTTCGACGTTCCTGCCCAAGGTAATCCGAACACCGAGGCTGAGATCGAAACCGACACCCTCTTCAACATCTGA
- a CDS encoding alpha/beta fold hydrolase: MTGFGALAACGRPEETSGTDFVLVHGAWHSGAAWAEVSFELAAANSRPCALDLPGAGPNARFPASYLTGGQEGFTTEPSPLRDLTLEDVADAVVEALRRLAAGRRVVLVAHSLGGLAVTRAAEKAPELVDHLVYVAALVPTLLRSAAGYLGLPEAGARYPGLYVGDPAKIGATRLNFRSTDAGYRDLLHRTFYGDVDEERYLAFTHGLVPDNPTAIARAEVEVTEDRWGSIPRSYILTTQDRVVTPALQQRMITDADHFAPAHPFQVRTIDSSHSPFASKPQELAHLIRTLSN, encoded by the coding sequence ATGACCGGATTCGGCGCACTCGCGGCCTGCGGACGTCCCGAAGAGACATCCGGGACGGACTTCGTCCTGGTGCACGGCGCGTGGCACAGCGGTGCCGCCTGGGCGGAGGTGAGCTTCGAGCTCGCGGCCGCGAACTCGCGTCCCTGTGCGCTGGACCTGCCGGGAGCGGGACCGAACGCCCGCTTCCCGGCGTCGTACCTGACCGGCGGCCAGGAGGGTTTCACCACCGAACCCTCCCCGCTGCGGGACCTCACCCTGGAGGACGTCGCGGACGCCGTCGTGGAAGCGCTGCGACGGCTGGCCGCCGGCCGCCGGGTGGTCCTCGTCGCGCACAGCCTCGGTGGGCTCGCGGTCACGCGGGCTGCGGAGAAGGCTCCCGAACTGGTCGACCACCTCGTCTACGTCGCGGCCCTCGTGCCGACGCTGCTGAGGTCGGCGGCCGGCTACCTCGGCCTGCCCGAGGCCGGCGCCCGGTACCCGGGCCTCTACGTCGGCGACCCGGCGAAGATCGGGGCGACGCGGCTCAACTTCCGCAGCACCGACGCCGGCTACCGCGACCTGCTGCACCGCACCTTCTACGGAGACGTGGACGAGGAGCGCTACCTGGCCTTCACACACGGTCTCGTCCCGGACAACCCCACCGCGATCGCCCGAGCCGAGGTCGAAGTGACCGAAGACCGCTGGGGTTCGATACCCCGGTCGTACATCCTGACGACCCAGGACCGGGTCGTCACCCCCGCACTGCAGCAACGAATGATCACCGACGCGGACCACTTCGCCCCGGCCCACCCCTTCCAGGTCCGCACGATCGACAGCAGCCACTCCCCGTTCGCTTCGAAACCACAGGAACTGGCCCACCTGATCCGGACGCTCTCGAACTAG
- a CDS encoding FAD-dependent oxidoreductase, producing MTDWDQEVDLLVLGSGAAGLTAALVGANEGLSTLVVEKSEWLGGTTARSAGTVWIPGHRQLADPEADAAEAARYLDALVGDRGPRDLRTAYLRHAPDALEYLRTLGIGFRHTAGAVDYHPELPGAGVGRALEPEPFDGRRLGRRAFGRVRHPVREFTLFGGTLMVRRAEADQLAAAFAGETVRAAVMAGRLGLRWLLDRAGGHPRGTRLTMGNALVAALYGRLLATSADVWFTAHADELVVDERGRVSGAVVHRRGAVSRIRARRGVVLACGGFAANPALRAEHLPEPVAQFTPAVPEATGDGLHLARAAGGTLGASQDDNAMWFPGSLGRRRDGSTAVFPHIWDRAKPGIVAVDRSGRRFVDESLSYHRFVRAMYATDAAVPAWLVTDAASLRKYGLGMVRPYLPRVALRRHLADGYLQSGPTVRALAGKIGVDPDALEQTAAAACRAAAVGRDDEFGKGQSPFGHQYGDRAHRPNVNLGPLDRPPFYAVAVFPVPLATTLGLQTDADARVLTAAGEPVPGLYACGDDANSVTASEYPGAGCRIGSALTFGYLAARHAARGLREGDGV from the coding sequence ATGACCGACTGGGATCAGGAGGTCGACCTGCTGGTCCTCGGATCGGGTGCAGCAGGGCTTACCGCCGCGCTCGTCGGAGCGAACGAAGGGCTGTCCACTCTCGTCGTCGAGAAATCGGAGTGGCTGGGCGGTACGACGGCCCGTTCGGCGGGCACCGTGTGGATTCCAGGGCACCGGCAGCTGGCCGACCCCGAGGCGGACGCCGCGGAGGCCGCTCGCTACCTCGACGCGCTCGTCGGTGACCGCGGTCCCCGTGACCTGCGCACGGCGTACCTCCGGCACGCCCCCGACGCCCTGGAGTACTTGCGGACCTTGGGTATCGGCTTCCGGCACACGGCCGGCGCCGTCGATTACCACCCCGAGCTGCCAGGGGCGGGCGTCGGACGCGCCCTGGAACCGGAGCCCTTCGACGGACGCCGGCTCGGACGGCGAGCCTTCGGCCGGGTCCGCCACCCGGTGCGGGAGTTCACGCTTTTCGGCGGAACGTTGATGGTCCGCCGGGCCGAAGCGGACCAGCTGGCGGCCGCGTTCGCCGGGGAAACCGTCCGGGCAGCGGTGATGGCGGGCCGGCTCGGACTGCGCTGGCTGCTCGACCGCGCCGGTGGCCACCCCCGCGGCACGCGGTTGACCATGGGTAACGCGCTCGTCGCCGCCCTCTACGGACGGTTGCTTGCGACGTCGGCGGACGTGTGGTTCACCGCGCACGCCGACGAGCTCGTCGTGGACGAGCGCGGCCGGGTCTCCGGAGCGGTGGTGCACCGGCGGGGCGCAGTCAGCCGGATCCGTGCCCGGCGCGGCGTCGTCCTCGCCTGTGGTGGCTTCGCCGCGAACCCCGCGCTGCGAGCCGAACATTTGCCCGAGCCCGTCGCCCAGTTCACGCCGGCTGTGCCGGAAGCCACCGGAGACGGCCTGCACCTGGCCCGGGCGGCCGGAGGAACGCTCGGTGCGTCGCAGGACGACAACGCGATGTGGTTTCCCGGCTCTCTCGGCCGGCGACGTGATGGCAGTACGGCGGTCTTCCCCCACATCTGGGACCGGGCCAAGCCCGGCATCGTGGCCGTCGACCGAAGCGGCCGCCGGTTCGTCGACGAGTCACTGTCGTACCACCGTTTTGTCCGAGCCATGTACGCCACCGACGCGGCGGTGCCGGCGTGGCTGGTCACCGACGCTGCGTCGCTGCGGAAGTACGGTTTGGGCATGGTCCGGCCGTACCTGCCGAGAGTTGCACTGCGGCGTCACCTGGCCGACGGGTACCTCCAGTCCGGCCCCACCGTGCGCGCGCTTGCCGGGAAGATCGGCGTCGACCCCGACGCGCTGGAGCAGACCGCGGCCGCGGCGTGCCGAGCGGCCGCGGTGGGCCGCGACGACGAGTTCGGCAAGGGACAGAGCCCGTTCGGCCACCAGTACGGCGACCGGGCCCACCGCCCGAACGTCAACCTGGGCCCGCTGGATCGTCCGCCTTTCTACGCCGTCGCCGTCTTCCCGGTCCCACTCGCGACCACGCTCGGCTTGCAGACCGACGCCGACGCGCGTGTCCTCACCGCAGCCGGCGAGCCCGTGCCGGGTCTGTACGCCTGCGGCGACGACGCGAACTCGGTCACCGCGTCGGAGTATCCGGGGGCTGGCTGCCGGATCGGCAGCGCTCTGACGTTCGGATACCTCGCGGCCCGGCACGCGGCGCGGGGCCTGCGTGAAGGAGACGGAGTTTGA
- a CDS encoding SDR family NAD(P)-dependent oxidoreductase, whose amino-acid sequence MNFPSGQGVHDRPAAGDGIDGLRVVVVGAGNGIGAGVAELLLDSGAVVVGSDLPAVRPSLPGLAGWLPVDLTDPPSVREMVDNAVHTLGRIDGVVNCAGILGDPAPAAEEPIHHFEHVLRVNLTGAFALSQAVLPVMAAAGYGRLLHLASMAGKDGNAAMTGYSASKAGLMGMVKALGKEYATTGVTVNAVAPTMVETTLIRGMSDEQVAHLRTLIPMGRLGKVSEVAALVRWAISPAASFTTGFTYDLSGGRATY is encoded by the coding sequence GTGAATTTCCCCAGTGGGCAAGGCGTCCATGACCGTCCCGCGGCCGGTGACGGGATCGACGGCCTGCGCGTCGTGGTCGTCGGTGCCGGAAACGGCATCGGCGCCGGAGTCGCCGAACTGCTGCTGGACTCGGGCGCGGTCGTCGTCGGCAGCGACCTGCCCGCGGTGCGGCCGTCCCTGCCCGGCCTGGCCGGATGGCTCCCCGTCGATCTCACCGATCCCCCGAGCGTGCGCGAGATGGTCGACAACGCAGTGCACACGCTCGGCCGGATCGACGGGGTCGTCAACTGCGCCGGCATCCTCGGGGACCCCGCACCCGCGGCCGAGGAGCCGATCCACCACTTCGAGCACGTCCTGCGCGTCAACCTCACCGGCGCGTTCGCGCTGTCCCAGGCGGTGCTCCCGGTGATGGCCGCCGCCGGGTACGGGCGTCTGCTGCACCTCGCCTCGATGGCGGGCAAGGACGGCAATGCCGCAATGACCGGGTATTCCGCGTCGAAGGCCGGTCTCATGGGGATGGTGAAAGCTCTCGGCAAGGAGTACGCGACCACGGGCGTCACCGTGAACGCGGTCGCTCCGACCATGGTCGAGACGACCCTGATCCGGGGGATGTCCGACGAGCAGGTCGCCCACCTCCGCACGCTCATCCCGATGGGCCGGCTCGGCAAGGTTTCCGAGGTCGCCGCGCTCGTGCGGTGGGCCATCTCGCCTGCTGCGTCGTTCACCACGGGATTCACCTACGACCTCTCGGGCGGGCGGGCGACGTACTGA
- a CDS encoding MFS transporter yields MLEWYDFYIYGTATALAFAPLFFPAASPVAGTLAAMATYAIGFVFRPVAGMVLARWGDTIGRKRLLILCLVLMGASTGAIGLLPTHAQAGLAAPVLLVVLRLVQSLGAGAEYGTAVTMTSEYSTAGRRGLYATVPALGVGLGIMLGTGVFALISLLPRESFLAWGWRLPFLFGFCLVFVGLYLRLRVAESPEFERLKDSGTLAASPLRELVRTGRKHLVLASLARSTEAVCAQLFNVFAISYCTAQLGMSAGPALTGVLVANAVGLAVIPLSGHLADRVGRRPVFLFGLFFIAVFAFPFFWLLETRNPLLVIVALVLAYGLGVKVVLAVSGAYLSEMFEPRVRNSGVTIARSLSDPLGGFTPLIASALCAATGSYWAVGAVLVALALTSAAAVLASPETRGRRDPSPEGVSS; encoded by the coding sequence GTGCTGGAGTGGTACGACTTCTACATCTACGGCACGGCCACCGCGCTCGCGTTCGCCCCGCTGTTCTTTCCCGCCGCGAGCCCGGTCGCCGGAACGCTGGCGGCCATGGCCACCTACGCGATCGGCTTCGTCTTCCGGCCCGTGGCGGGCATGGTGCTCGCGCGGTGGGGCGACACGATCGGGCGCAAACGGCTGCTCATCCTCTGCCTCGTGCTGATGGGTGCCTCGACCGGCGCCATCGGGCTGCTCCCGACCCATGCACAGGCCGGGCTGGCCGCGCCGGTTCTCCTGGTGGTGCTGCGGCTGGTGCAGAGCCTGGGAGCCGGCGCCGAATACGGCACGGCGGTGACGATGACCTCGGAGTACTCGACCGCCGGACGGCGCGGGCTGTACGCGACCGTGCCGGCACTCGGCGTCGGACTGGGAATCATGCTGGGCACCGGCGTCTTCGCGCTCATTTCGCTGCTCCCGCGCGAGTCCTTCCTGGCCTGGGGCTGGCGGCTGCCGTTCCTCTTCGGGTTCTGCCTCGTGTTCGTCGGGCTCTACCTGCGGCTGCGGGTGGCGGAGTCCCCGGAGTTCGAGCGGTTGAAGGACTCCGGGACTCTGGCGGCCAGTCCGTTGCGGGAACTGGTCCGCACCGGCCGCAAGCACCTGGTACTGGCGTCCCTCGCGCGGTCGACGGAAGCCGTCTGCGCGCAGCTGTTCAACGTCTTCGCGATTTCGTACTGCACCGCGCAACTCGGGATGAGTGCCGGGCCCGCCCTGACCGGGGTCCTGGTGGCGAACGCGGTCGGACTGGCGGTGATTCCACTGAGCGGGCACCTGGCCGATCGGGTGGGCCGCCGTCCGGTGTTCCTCTTCGGACTGTTCTTCATCGCCGTGTTCGCCTTTCCTTTCTTCTGGTTGCTGGAAACGCGGAATCCGCTGCTCGTCATCGTCGCGCTGGTGCTCGCCTACGGGCTCGGCGTCAAGGTCGTCCTCGCGGTGTCCGGCGCGTACCTCTCCGAGATGTTCGAGCCGCGGGTCCGGAACTCCGGGGTCACGATCGCTCGCTCGCTTTCCGATCCGCTGGGCGGGTTCACCCCGTTGATCGCTTCGGCGTTGTGCGCGGCGACCGGTTCGTACTGGGCGGTCGGAGCGGTGCTCGTCGCCCTCGCTCTCACGTCGGCGGCTGCCGTCTTGGCGAGCCCGGAAACCCGCGGCCGTCGTGATCCGTCTCCGGAAGGTGTGTCATCGTGA
- a CDS encoding FAD-dependent oxidoreductase, whose translation MTTGTRGGALQVLHTAEGDSISLPGETIEAAGPVDVAVAGGGPAGFCAAVAAARSGARTVLVEKAPFLGGTATGAMVASFMGFYWRDVRVSGGIGHEITDRLVKAGGAKAFTPYVLAEASRNPVKVRTFPFDPEVLKFVLDDMLAESGAELQLHTQAVDPLQQDSTVRGIVTQDQYARRAIRAKVVVDATANAVLCRRAGCRTQNQVEHRRDRQPMTLMARLSNVDVARFRALPREEKRRLAVSGVRAGALKQELLSLVSSPEGSDAFVLMTRVTGLDGSDSRDLTVAELAGRTQIRAVVEFLRTSVPGFERSYLAALAPWIGVRETWRVEGDYTLTEEDVLGGHQFTDAIAQAGGPLDVHDTTGTGLVLLEPPAPFSVPYRCLVPRGTEGLLVAGRCLSATGRAMGATRHMGTAMATGQAAGTAAAIAAGEDISTHDVPGEQLRRALRDAGAIVDSPVLRSEP comes from the coding sequence GTGACCACAGGCACGAGAGGAGGAGCGTTGCAGGTGCTGCACACGGCGGAGGGCGACTCGATCAGCTTGCCCGGCGAGACCATCGAAGCAGCCGGGCCGGTGGACGTCGCCGTCGCGGGAGGCGGCCCGGCCGGGTTCTGCGCGGCCGTCGCCGCGGCCCGCTCCGGAGCCCGGACGGTGCTCGTGGAGAAGGCGCCGTTCCTCGGTGGCACGGCGACCGGCGCGATGGTCGCCAGTTTCATGGGCTTCTACTGGCGCGACGTGCGCGTCAGTGGCGGCATCGGCCACGAGATCACCGACCGCCTCGTGAAAGCCGGAGGCGCGAAGGCGTTCACCCCCTACGTTCTCGCCGAGGCCAGCCGGAACCCGGTCAAGGTGCGGACGTTCCCCTTCGATCCGGAAGTGCTCAAGTTCGTTCTCGACGACATGCTCGCGGAGAGCGGCGCCGAGCTGCAGTTGCACACCCAGGCGGTCGACCCCCTCCAGCAGGACTCCACGGTCCGCGGGATCGTCACGCAGGACCAGTACGCACGTCGCGCGATCCGGGCGAAGGTGGTGGTCGACGCCACCGCGAACGCGGTCCTCTGCCGCCGGGCGGGGTGCCGGACGCAGAACCAGGTCGAGCACCGGCGCGACCGCCAGCCGATGACGCTCATGGCGAGGCTGTCGAACGTCGATGTCGCGCGCTTTCGCGCCCTGCCGCGTGAGGAGAAGCGGCGGCTGGCGGTGTCGGGCGTGCGGGCCGGTGCGCTGAAACAGGAATTGCTCTCGCTGGTCAGTTCCCCCGAGGGATCCGACGCGTTCGTCCTGATGACCCGGGTGACCGGGCTCGACGGCTCCGACAGCCGGGACCTCACCGTCGCGGAACTGGCCGGCCGCACGCAGATCCGGGCCGTCGTCGAGTTCCTCCGGACGTCCGTGCCGGGGTTCGAAAGGTCTTACCTCGCCGCGCTGGCTCCGTGGATCGGTGTGCGCGAGACGTGGCGAGTCGAGGGCGACTACACGCTGACCGAAGAAGACGTGCTCGGCGGACACCAGTTCACCGACGCGATCGCCCAGGCCGGTGGCCCGCTGGACGTGCACGACACCACGGGGACCGGACTCGTCCTGCTCGAACCACCCGCGCCCTTCTCCGTCCCGTACCGGTGTCTCGTCCCGCGGGGGACGGAGGGTCTGCTGGTGGCGGGCCGGTGCCTGTCGGCGACGGGGCGTGCGATGGGCGCCACCCGGCACATGGGTACGGCGATGGCGACGGGACAGGCGGCCGGCACCGCCGCCGCCATCGCGGCCGGCGAGGACATCAGCACCCACGACGTTCCGGGCGAGCAGCTGCGCCGCGCGCTGCGCGACGCGGGCGCCATCGTCGATTCCCCCGTTCTCCGCAGCGAACCCTGA